The Podospora pseudocomata strain CBS 415.72m chromosome 3, whole genome shotgun sequence genome window below encodes:
- a CDS encoding hypothetical protein (COG:S; EggNog:ENOG503PAGB) yields the protein MASSSWHEASCSRPDVSLAESIPFCMSCGSMGPLDDLEPSETPPAIPILSGKRSGLSLSWPHSVKYATQLTDGDGNDLGDVLQSVLLTEKPDDLQLDVQQEKIGSDLESNSSSSTIAQQCRTYHQSLVPSDEVTGNDSIRLLRLGKGKGSEPLHGTLETRELKYFPEYEALSYTWADANGQASRTKKLYLGREWAVFPITTNCDAALRHVRLPNTERYIWVDTVCINQFDNLERSHQVQLMPMIYATAQRVLVYLGEDKPERSMISRHLPVFSKVMDWSQKWDDLGPILQRPYFFRSWIIQEIASAKTALVANGESWRVWPVYDEKSDVSLFLPWIKEFETRKYKTSKHLFQLITDCWTSQTYDPRDKVFSLLGVITGAAADGLVADYTLTVEQVYTGLASFVLKNHKQADLLKYAAGYAKCPGLPSWVPDWAILSRNWDVMAQIRAFHSFDTRASLMSAHKISSYRTEHIREPWLMDDVSKVMFAGIDIHGPTGSLFLPGMKITDLPSDQYSRVPAHPTLQVLPDQPSLPPPHGGMTCFRGPLFVMAMMGPSDDTSCLSVWFLHGINAPVILRQSQSGNSSIFSFVSTCHVRVQTGVCMFQGTAEEEMYNPDSYTISEKGYTIGSDAKRKDKQRQFPPPKFEPWKRSVLTRPRFLEHFGTDRMVFDRWGDLYSTALQDATLRTCAESQLARLQALGAHAETTWTEFIQREVPIVILLPSLRGVDLMAPVVLLLEDLAESLKRMKLFWESIESLLEAAKMLGNTVEGAIRDDYGRRAAELKIMRVKMFEKEKGREAYVEDGEPGQVWLSRSVRQLYTCSTEKNMKEMVFRMTANLDERVGFAVDDDGGREQEQSEWAKDGIPCPVWYMIRLGYHSWWLDMRKDQLERGRGFLNDLINGRGGDWKRTDLMTMLAGGEELPAKTPREPGDEEGMSVNEANLAETRTMRDVFGEAEMEVKLTIMAVKILMEKRKEYARLMKGEWKKIVIV from the exons ATGGCTTCCTCGTCATGGCACGAAGCATCATGCAGCAGACCCGATGTGAGCTTGGCTGAAAGCATTCCGTTCTGTATGAGTTGCGGCTCAATGGGCCCCCTCGACGACCTTGAACCAAGtgaaacaccaccagccattCCGATTCTCTCCGGGAAGCGATCTGGCCTGTCGCTCTCGTGGCCTCATTCAGTGAAATATGCTACCCAACTTACCGACGGCGACGGAAACGATCTTGGAGATGTGCTTCAGTCCGTGCTATTAACCGAGAAACCTGATGACTTGCAACTGGATGTCCAACAGGAAAAAATAGGGTCGGATCTGGAATCCAAttcatcgtcgtccaccATAGCCCAACAGTGTCGCACCTATCACCAAAGCCTGGTTCCCTCGGACGAAGTGACGGGCAATGACAGCATTCGTCTGCTTCGCCTCGGTAAGGGAAAAGGCTCGGAACCCTTGCACGGTACGCTGGAAACCCGAGAGCTCAAATACTTTCCCGAGTATGAAGCTCTGTCCTACACATGGGCCGATGCCAACGGCCAGGCTAGCCGGACCAAGAAGTTGTATCTGGGGAGGGAATGGGCTGTGTTCCCAATCACCACAAACTGCGACGCTGCTCTTCGTCATGTCCGCCTTCCCAACACTGAACGCTACATCTGGGTCGATACCGTTTGCATCAACCAGTTCGACAACCTTGAACGCTCGCATCAAGTTCAACTCATGCCTATGATCTATGCCACTGCTCAACGTGTGCTTGTTTACCTCGGTGAAGATAAACCGGAACGAAGCATGATCTCGAGACACCTCCCAGTTTTTTCCAAAGTAATGGACTGGAGCCAAAAGTGGGATGACCTGGGACCTATTCTGCAACGCCCCTACTTCTTTCGGAGTTGGATTATACAGGAAATCGCCTCTGCAAAAACAGCCTTGGTGGCCAATGGCGAATCATGGCGGGTATGGCCCGTCTATGACGAGAAGAGCGATGTGAGCCTGTTTCTCCCCTGGATTAAGGAATTCGAAACCCGAAAATACAAGACCTCCAAGCACCTTTTTCAGCTGATTACCGACTGCTGGACCTCACAGACCTACGACCCCCGGGATAAGgtgttttctcttcttggggTTATCACTGGCGCAGCGGCCGACGGTCTGGTGGCCGATTATACGCTCACCGTTGAGCAGGT ATACACAGGCCTCGCTTCGTTTGTACTGAAAAATCATAAGCAGGCCGATCTTCTCAAGTACGCTGCTGGTTATGCCAAATGCCCAGGGCTGCCCTCATGGGTGCCGGACTGGGCTATCCTCTCCCGAAACTGGGACGTCATGGCTCAAATACGCGCCTTTCACTCTTTTGACACTCGAGCCAGTCTGATGAGCGCCCACAAGATCTCTTCTTACAGGACCGAGCACATCCGTGAGCCTTGGTTAATGGACGACGTCAGCAAAGTCATGTTTGCCGGCATCGATATCCACGGTCCTACTGGCTCTCTATTTCTGCCTGGGATGAAAATCACAGATCTCCCCTCTGACCAGTACTCACGCGTTCCGGCCCATCCTACCCTCCAAGTTTTACCCGATCAACCATCATTGCCACCTCCTCACGGCGGCATGACTTGCTTCCGCGGACCTCTCTTCgtgatggccatgatgggACCATCAGATGACACGTCTTGCTTGTCTGTCTGGTTCCTGCATGGCATCAATGCACCCGTCATCCTTCGACAGTCACAATccggcaacagcagcatcttTTCCTTCGTCAGCACCTGTCATGTCAGAGTGCAGACGGGCGTGTGCATGTTTCAGGGAACTGCTGAGGAAGAAATGTACAACCCCGACAGCTACACGATCAGTGAGAAGGGCTATACCATCGGATCGGATGCCAAACGCAAGGACAAACAACGCCAatttccaccacccaagtTTGAGCCCTGGAAGAGATCGGTTTTGACCCGACCACGATTCTTGGAACATTTTGGCACGGATCGAATGGTGTTCGATCGGTGGGGTGACCTTTACTCGACAGCACTCCAAGATGCCACATTGAGAACCTGTGCCGAGTCGCAGCTTGCGAGGTTGCAAGCTCTGGGGGCGCACGCGGAGACGACCTGGACCGAATTCATCCAACGCGAAGTGCCGATCGTCATCCTGTTGCCATcgttgaggggggttgatcTGATGGCACCAGTTGTGTTGCTTTTGGAAGACTTGGCGGAGTCACTCAAGCGGATGAAATTATTCTGGGAATCGATCGAGTCCCTTTTGGAAGCAGCCAAGATGCTGGGGAATACGGTTGAGGGCGCCATACGTGATGATTACGGGCGGAGGGCAGCAGAGTTGAAAATAATGAGGGTCAAGATGTTTGAAAAGGAGAAAGGTCGAGAAGCATAcgttgaggatggagaaCCTGGACAAGTTTGGTTGAGCCGGAGTGTCAGGCAGCTGTATACCTGTTcgacggagaagaatatgAAGGAGATGGTGTTTAGAATGACGGCAAACTTGGATGAGCGCGTGGGTTTTGccgttgacgatgatggtgggagggagcaggagcagtcTGAATGGGCAAAGGATGGGATACCGTGTCCGGTGTGGTATATGATCAGGCTAGGGTACCACAGTTGGTGGCTGGATATGAGAAAAGACCAGCTGGAGCGTGGTAGGGGCTTTTTGAATGATTTGATAAATGGGCGCGGGGGGGATTGGAAGAGAACAGACCTGATGACGATGttggctgggggggaggagttgccTGCTAAGACACCAAGGGAGCctggggatgaggaagggaTGAGTGTGAATGAGGCTAATCTTGcggagacgaggacgatgagggatgtgtttggggaggcggagatggaggtgaagTTGACGATTATGGCGGTGAAGATtttgatggagaagaggaaggagtatgcgaggttgatgaaggggGAGTGGAAGAAGATTGTGATTGTTTAA